The window CAGagccagggcaaaaaaggccccgtccctggtcaaggccagacggatgtcccttGAGCTGGGGGCCACCCAGAGTTGCTTATCCGCAGAGCACAagaccctgcaggggacataatgagGGAGCCGgccccacaggtatgcaggtcccagccTTGAACCAGGTTAGGCTGCTGCACATAACACTTGAGTCTTGGTCAGAGGCTCTAGCTTCTCTCTCATAAGGTGAAGATAAACAAAAGTGGAACCACGAAGGATAAATAACAGCTAGTTAAAGGGAAAGCGGTCTGAAGTTCGAGAGAATTAGCTGACATTAGTAAAGGGTTACGGTATGCCACAGTCTATTCCCAGCTTCTAAAAAGTAGGTCTTGTTGGGTTATTAGAAACTATAATGAGTAAGGAATCTCAAGTCTTAGTTTAAGCCTGGATAACAGAAAGTGTGAGTTCTTTTTtttcttgggggcggggggggggcacagtgacTTTAGATAGATCAGATCAGCCCATTCAAAAGTAATTAGACTTCAGCAATGATTGTATGTTCACAATTAAAGGGGGTACTTGGCTGCTCTCAGCTCATTTTATATTCTCAAAGTCTGTTTAGGGCTGCCCAAACACCTCCACATGTgcttcccttggccactcaaagaggtggttaTCCACCCATTGCTCAAAACACCATCCCCAGACAAAAAGGCTGGGGCCAATTATGCTGCAGTCTCTTCTCTGCCTTTGCTAGGCAAAGTATTGAAAAAGCTAAAGCAGGACCAGCTCCAAGTCTTCTTAGGCAGCTCCTGCGCTTGGGACGGCTTTCGGGCCTGGCTGTGGGTTGAAGAGGGCTCTGCCGGCTCTAGCTGATGACTCTGTCCAAATACAGACACCTCCCACATCCCCACATCAAGAGGGTAGTCCAAAGGGGAAAGCCTGTGGGGCCCAAGGCAGGGCAGCCCCTCCTTACTTCAGTGCTGTGACTGTCAACACCAAGCGCAGCCCTTGCAGGACAGGGGCCAGCACGAAGGTGGCACTCGGCTTAGAGTTCAAATTCAGCCGGGCCTTCATGGAAGAGGGCAGCTTGTGTGGGAGGGCCAGGCAGTTTCTCCTGCCTGGGTGAGGGAATGCAGAAGCCCCCACAACCAGACCCAAATGCATCCTTAACTACCTTGCATCCAAGGCAGTAAGGCAGCAGAGTAATGTTTTAAGCAAACAAAATGTGCATCTGCTTCCATCTCCCTCTGCTTCCAAGCCAGTCTTTGCCTACCCCTGGGACAGCTGAGGTGCAGGAGCGCTTGTTGCTTGCAAAGGCCACCGAGAGGCGCGGCAGGGCGCGGCTCCTTCTCCAAGAGGTTTCTTGCCCTTGCAAAAAGCGTCGTAAGCGCAACTTTGCCCACTTTTGCGTAAGGCTGTGGACGACCAGAGGAAAGCGAGCAAAAGCCCCTTGGCATAAGGCCGGCTCTTGTGGCGCGGCATCCTGCCCGATTAAGAGAGGAAGCCACCAGAGTCCTGTCCGATCCAAGCTGGACTCTGGGCCTGGGGAACCGACAGCCGCACAGCACCCGAGGCGGGCGCGGCTCTGCACAGAAGTAGCGCCGCGCCCGCCCGCCACAAGACCGAGGTGCGGAATGCGCCGGCGGGTCGGAGGCCAGAAGGGCGTGCGCCAAGGGAGGCACCGGCgggcggggcgggcggggggcCACCGCAAGGGGCCTGGGCCTCTCCCGGGTTTTACGGCCGACCGCAGGCAGGCCACAGCCGGCAAGTCCCCTGGGAAGGAGGCTTCCCTTCCGGCGCGGGGCTTGGCCGGCGGCAGAAGCGGAGGGCGAACCTCAGTTTCCCTCTCGCGGCTGCGCCACAGACGATCCGCAGCGACTCCGGATTGGCGCCGGGTAGGTCGAGGTCCGGCGGGGCGGCGCGTTGCAGCGGGGGAGGAGCCACGGCTGCCGGAGCGGCCATCGCTGTCCGGCCAGCAGCCGAGGAAGGAGAGGAGCGGTGGCGCCTGCCCGGTGAGCCAGCCGGCTTCCAGTGGGGGCGGCTCGGGGCTGAGCCTCCCTCCAGCCACGGTCGGAGCGGCCCGCGGAGCGCGTGCGGCGGGCCGGGCTCCCGAAGCCCTCGGAcacccagcccctcccccccccgcttcGGTGCCCGCGGCCGACGGCCAGCCTGGCGTAGCCCGCCCGGACCGCGCTGCGGCCGCCCCCGAGCCCCGGCACCCCGCCGCGCCCTCCTTGCCGCGGCCCTGCGCCTGCCTGCCGCCCCCGACCCCGGCGGCGCCTGCGGCCTCCCCAGCACGCCAAAGCTGCGCCGGGAAGGCCGGCGACCCGCCCGGGGCTGTGCTGCGCTGCGTCAGAGCCGCCGCGCCCGGCCGCCCTCCTGGCCGGAATCCCGCTGCCGAGCGCTGGAGGCCGCCCAAGGGGAGCCCCGCCGCCCGGGCAGCCAGCGGCGAGGCCGTGCTGGCGCGGGCGGGCGCGGGCGGCGCCGTTCGGGAGGGGCGTCGTGCGCGGGGCCGGCCGGGCCTCGTTGCCCCCGTCCCCAAGCGCCGCCACCCGGGGGCGCCCGCAGAGGGAGGCCAGGCAGGGGCCGTGGCCGGAACGGCGCTCCGCTTCAGGGAGGGAGGCCCGTCCGTGGCTCTTCGCCGCGGCGCCCAAAGGGCGGTCCGGGGGGGGGAGCGCCACATCTTGGAAGCCGAGCAGGGCCGGCCCGAGTCCGTCCGTGGGCGGGAGAGCTGGACGGCAGGCCCGAGTGGCTGGGCAGGGGCCGCCCGCCTCGTGCCTCGACCCCCCGCATCCCGGGGCCGGGAGGGCTGCCCTTTGGCGGCTCCGCCGGGGGTGCCTCTTGCTGCGCCGGCCTCCGCAGGGCCCTTTCGGCAGCCAGCGGCCCCTCCCTGAAATGAACTGCCCGAGCCCTCCTGCCCTGCAAGCCCTGGACTCGGCCTCGGCCTCCACCAGGGGATTTCTTCCAGCATTCCAGGCATAGTGCGGAGGGCCCCACGCCTTCCTCCAGCAGCCACAATACCCGTTTCACATATGGcagcatggtataatggttagagtgtctgactaggctCCGGGAGGCCCAGGCGCAAATTTGCACCCTGCCACAGAAGCCGGCTGAGTGATCCTGGCCCACTCGTGGCtctaatccacctcacagggttggtgtgaggttAAAAAGAGAATTCTGTAAGCCTCCTTGggcccccattagggagaaatgcagggtatatATGAAGTCAATCGATAAATCACTGGAGGACCAGGCAAGAATTCCAGGCAGCAGCTCAACCACGGGAGACACTCGAGAGGCCCGTGGCTGGCTCCTGGGCCACGCTAGCCCAGCCGAAGGTCCCTTGTGAGCCGCCTTTCCCTTACAGGGCGCCCCCTGCTGCGGCGTGATGGCCTCGCGCATCCTGCACCGTCTGAGGCACGCGCTGGCCGGAGAAGGCGAAAGGGAGGGTCTGCCCGACTGTGGCTCAGAAGCTGAGGAGTTTCCAGAAAGCTCGGAGCTGGAGGATGACGATACGGAGGGCCTCTCCACACGGCTCAGCGGGACACTGAGCTTCACCAGCAACGATGAGGATGAAGTGACTGAAGAAGCTGCAGCCCCTCATGGGACCAGGCAGAGTCTGGGAGAAGACCTGGGCCCAGAACTGCTCGGTGAGGCTTCAGAAGATGGAGGTGGGTGCCTGGAGCAGGAAGTGGGCCAGAGCCCCGTCAGCATAGCTGGATCTCTGCTAACAGTCAGAAGCTGGTCAGGGTGGCCCACTTGCATGCCCCAATTGCAGAAGCATGGAATTCACAGTATCTGGTGGCTTCTGAGGCGGTGGGCATCCATGGAGGCGGGAGGACGTTCAACCCACAGCATCTTCTTTCAGGACAGGCACTATGACGTCCTTGTGGCTCCTGCTGACAGCTCACTCTCTCATCTCCCCTCTTTTCGATGCAGAGCACGCCCCCCCCTTGGCAGAGCGCCAGGGCAGCAACATGCTCACGCGACAACTGCAGGAGCTCTGGCGAAAATCGCGGGGCAGCCTTGTTCCCCAGCGCCTCCTCTTTGAGGTGACCAGTGCCGATGTAGTCAACGAGCGCAACTCCAAGTACGTGGTgagtgagggagggaggagggaggcccCAGGCTGGGGAGAGGCAAaactgaccggggggggggggaggggagccaaCGGGTTGAAGGGGAAGGAATTATGGTTTGGGTCCACCGGCCCAGCTGGCCTGCTGTTCGGGGCAGGAATCTTGGAGTCGGCTGAAGGCTGTGGCTCGGAGAGCAGAAGGGTCCACCAGGACCGAGTCCTTGCTTGCTGCACCCCTGCTGCCTTCTCCGTCATTCCAGGCTCTAGCGTCTCTCTGGGGCCGCTTGCCTTATGGGGGGGCAGCTTGGGAGGTTCTGACCCTGACTCTTGTCTTCCTTCCCTTCTGCTGCGGTTGGGGCACGGCTGGCTCAGAAGAGCCTCAGGTAACTCTTGTACCAGTGGCTGTGGCCACTTCATCTACCTCGGGAACATGTGTGTGTACaacgggcggggcggggggggatggTTGTCTTGTCAGAGGGATTGGGAATCTTCTGGGCCCCTCCCCCCTCATTTCTCTTGTCCTGCCTACAGCTCTACACCATCTACTTGATCCGCGCAGGGCAGTTCGACAAGGCCCCTGCCAGCATCGCACGGCGCTACTCGGACTTCGAGCGACTGAACCGGCATTTGCGCCACCATTTTGGCAGTGACATGGCAGGCGTCTCCTTTCCGCGGAAACGGCTGCGGCGCAACTTTGCAGCCGAGACTATTGCCAAGCGCAGCCGGGCATTTGAGCAGTTCCTCTCTCACCTGCACTCCTTGCCAGAAATCCGTCGGTCAGCAGAGTTCTTGGAGTTCTTTTTCTTGAAGGACCTGCAGGGGGCGCAGCGCTCGATGTGCACGGGCATGTACTGTGAGGCCCTGGCAACATGGGCCAATGCCCACCGGCTCCAGGACAAACTGGGTGCCTGCCGCTCCGGCCACTTCCTGCTGACCCTGGCTGGGCTGGCTGTCTGCCATCAGGAGCTAGACCAGTTGGACGAAGCCCATGCCTGCAGTGAGAAGGCTCTGCAGCTTCTGGAGACCCAGGACAGCCACCCGCTGCTGGCCCCCTTCTTGCAGACCCACGTCCACCTGTCCTGGATGCTGGGCAAGGACAAGCGGCAGGCTGAAGCCCGGCTGCAAGGCCTGCGGGATGCTGGACTGACTGGGCTGCAGCCCCCCACCCTGAAGGAGCTCCTCATCAAACATCCACTGCCCTGAGCCCCTGGAGAGGACCGCCCAGCTGCTGTCACCTTGGCAGAGTGATGGTATCAGGAACAGGAGTAGGGTAGCTCCCCTAGCTTTGCTTGTTGCCATCCTCCGGGCAGCCATCTCTGCTGGGGGAGGAAGGGGCTGCCTGGGATTTGACCTGGTACTTGGTTATTTATTCCAGGAATTAGCTGCTTCTGCTAGGGATTTTTAATGCTACTTGAATGCTTGAGAGGACAGCCATGTCCGTCTCACTGGATGACACTAACCACTGTCCAGCACAGGCAGGAAGACCACATTGGCCAGGTAGGGACCTGCTGCTGATTTTGGAGGGAAGAGCTAttgagcagctgctgctgccaccagtgaAAAGACAAAGGGAAATGTGGAGGGGTGCTGCGCTGGACCTTGCCCCTGGCCTCCTGAGCCCCAAGGAGAAGAGGGGGAAATTTGTCTCTGCTGCTAATAGAGCCGCACTCCCACTCCCAGTAATGGTGCAGCAGGGAAAGGATGGAGGCCTGGCCTCTCCCTGTCACTGCCGCAAGATACCAGAGCCTCAGGGGAAGCCTCAGCCACTTTATTAGCCATAGGAAAAGTTGAAAGCCCAACTTCAATTAACAAGCCCAATAAAATAAGTGCTACAAACACTAGTGTGTGACTCTCATTGCACCTGCCCATTTCTGCCCTCCCCGATCTCCTCCACCAGCCTCTGGAGCTAATCCGTAAGTCCCGAAGGCCCTAGTAGATGCTGGGAGAAGGGAGGCGTTTGCTACAGTTTGCTCTTGAGGGGAGGTTCCCGCACTCTGATGACTCCTTCTTGGGCACAGCTAGCTGCAAGCACACCATCTCTACGCCACAACCGTCCATGCACCAGCCCTCGGCTCCCAcctgcatgagagagagagagagagagagagagagagcaggggtGGTGGTGACTGCAGCATCCATAGACAACGACTGTCtatccccagccccacccactgccagcacCTACCAGCCCAGGGGCTCTCACATTCATACAGCATCCAGTGGTCGGCTCGGAAGGGGGCATGGAACCACATGGAGTGATCCAGCGAGACCATGAATTGGACATGCTGGCATTGGTGAGGTAGCAGGGCTGTGCCCAGGAATGCGTAGTCAGAGATATaggcagccacacagcagtgtAGCTTCATGTCACAGTCACCTGCAACACAAAGGTTCTTTGCTAATAGTCCTGCCCCATTTTTTCTGAAAAGACCTGGCACATAGAGAGGAAGCATGTTGGTAGCTTCGGTTGATCTGTGAAACAACTTTCCACCGTGCCTGAGGCAGCAGCTGTCTTCCCTGCACAATTCAATACTTGAGGCTGAAAGGTGCAAATGACTTGTAAAGCAAGTTTCTCATCCTCATAGTTGTGGAGGAACAGCTGAAACCACTTGGACAGCTATACTAGTCTTTTGCAACAAAAACCAGTTCAGAGTTAGTGAAGTCTAGTCTAcgcaggtgggtaaccatgttagtctgcagtagaacagcaagatttacgtccagtggcatcttaagagaccaacaagattttcaggggataaaCTCTGGAGTCAAAGCTCAtatatgaagggagctttgactcttaaaagcttatactctgaaaatattgttggtctctagggtgccactggactcaaatcctctgaagaagtgagctgtgactcagaaagctcacaccttgccacaaattttgttagccttataggtgcaactggaatcttgctcttttctactgctacaaacagactaacatggctgcccatcttgatttgCCTTGTACAAAAATTCTTAGTTCCAGGGATGTACTCTTGTGTGTGTCCCTTCAGCCATCAACAAGGAAGTTCAAACAGAAGCCAGTTTACAGTAATGTGGATTTCCAGGGGCCCCAGACTGAGGATCAGATGCAAAAACTTTGGGTGTCTTACCAATGTGCCCTCGGGCCCGCACCCAAAAGAGCTGCCTGGGCTCCTGAGGGTTACGGTGGAAGATGTCAGGCGGGTTCACTGGCTTCATCTCAATGGGAATTTCTTGTGCCAGTATCTTGTTGAGTCCCCGTCTGTACTTTTCCATGAGGTTTGGGTCCCTTTGAAAAGGAAGATGCAAAGGTGAGGCTGCTGGGAAGACGTGTGAGGAGAACCCGGTCACTACTGGGGGGCGGGCGCTGGCTGGACCTCCAGAGCTGCCAGTGTTGTTTCCCTGTCTCGACCAAATACAAGAGCTGGGCCTGGCAGAAGCTTCTATGGGTTAAAGATTACTAATTCTGCATGGCGGTACGGGGTGTCTCAACAGTGGCTAAAAGCATCTTGTAACTGCAGGACAGCAAGGATCCTGACCCAAGTAAAGCAGAGAGCAGACTGCAAAACAAAGCCCAGTCCAGTTGTCCTAAGAAAGATACAGAACATTGGagaaaccccccccacacacacacacacaccattataTGGCATTTTCTGCTTAAGTGATGCCCATGGGCCAACCGGCAGCACTGGAGCCACCTGCACTGGAAGAGCCTGGTGTCCTCACTGGATCTTGCACATGCCAagcacctcacacacacactgctactcaCTGAAGGTATTTCTGGATGAGCTCCTCCTGGGTCAGCAGCTCCTCTGGGAGTGGCACATCAGGCATATGGAATTGGTGCTGCACAGGGCTGGGTTGAATCTCCTGGAAGGAGGCCTGGCAGATGAGGATGGGCTTCCCATGCTGGATGGCCTTGACTGACCGCACGGAGAAGCTCCGGCCTGTGCGGGTGCGCTCAACCTGATAGAGAACAGGCACTGATGGGTCCCCTAAAAGCAGAAGATCCCTACTGTCAGCTCAATGGGGCATTCCAGCTAAGCAGAACAGTGGCTACAGCAGCCCCAgctttggtgtaatggttaagagtggcaggactgtaatctggagagccgggtttgattccctgctcctccgcttgaagccaactgggtgaccttgggccagtcacagctctcggcaccacccacctcacagggtgattgtcatgaggataataacacactttgtaaaccgctccgagtgggcactaagttgtcctgaagggcaggataaaaatcaaaTACCATTACTATTACTGCTATTAGAATCCCAGAACAGCCCTGCCAGCTCAAAACAAAGATTATAGCTCTGATAGTGGCCAATTAGATACCACAAGACAACTCACAGGCCCACCCACAGGCAACAACCCTTTCAACATCTGACTAGCAAAGGCACCCCGCCTCTGGACCAGGGGGTCTCATTTGGCTAAGAGGACTAACAGCCAGCAGCAGACCATTAACCCGCTGAAGCCGGAGGTCACCACTGAAGGTCAGGGCAATGAGTTGCGCACATCAGCCGTCGAGGCAGGAAGCAGCCGGGCCTTCGATCCGTCGTCAAGCTCCTGCGACCCAATTCCCTCAAGCCCTGGTGCGCTGGGACAGTCAGCAAGCGCTGCCTGCCTCCCCTGCCCGCCCTGCGCAGCCTTGGGCAGAGctcgctcccgctcccgctctcCTCCCCACCGCCCGCATCCGCTCGCGCCCCGAGGCGGGGCCCGGGGGATGGGACTCCCAGCGCCCTTGCGAGGGGCGGCGGGCTACCTGCTCGGACGAAGTAGCAGTGGAGCGAGTGGACGTGGAGCTCCTCGCCCACCGCCTTGGCGGCCGCCACCAACGCCTGGCCCACGATCTGCCCGCCGAAGAGCCGCTGCGACACCGGAACCCAGTAGTGCCTCCCCCTGCGCGGGCAGACGGACGGAGAGGGCGGGCGTTAGACCGCGGCGACCCCACCggcgcccagcccagcccagccctcccCGGGGGCCACTGACCGGAAGAGATCCAGGTCCAGCGGCTCCAGGTTCAGGACGCTGGTCACCAGGACGCTGCGCAGGTCCCCGCCGGGCCCGGTCGCCTCCGCGTCGCTCGGCGCTCCGGCCCCTTCCTCGGGGAGAGCCCGGAGGCTGCGGGCGTCTGAACGGGCCGCCATCTTGCACGGTCACGTGACAGGGAACTAGAACGGAAGGACGTTAGGGCGCACCCGGAAGTGTCTGTTCCCTGCGGGGTCGGGCAGGTGCAGCGCTTCCTGCCGCCGTTCGCAGAAACAGGACGTTGCTGCCTTCAAGCCGTATGTCCAGCGGTTGGTCGATCCGCAGTCACATGGGGGCCAGCCTTTCTTTCCCATTGGTTGAACGCCTGCCGCTTCTTCGACGTGTGCCCCGATTGGTCCCTTCAGCGGGGGAGGGGGCGGCCTCCCCGCCTGGAGGACGAAGCTGGGCTGCGGCCTCGACGCTCTTCGCTGAGGGCTGAGGGGAGCGGCCCGCGGGCGTGAAGAGCGGAGGCTGCCGGCGGGGATGCGGCGCTGAGGGGCGGCCGCCGGCCATGGAGGTGGGCGCCTGCTTCAAGAACTACGCGGACTTCTGCGAGAGCTTCCGCGCCTACAAGAGGGAGAACCGGCTGCACTTCGACCTCAAGAGCTTCGTCCCGGTCCGCTTCTACAACCGCAAGAACGGCACCCGCATCCGCGAGGACGTCACGTAAGTTGGCCCGGCCGGCTGCTCGCCCCGCTGCCCCCCTTGCCTCGGCGGCCCCTGCCTCTTCCCGGGCTTCTCCGGGGCTTGGCCCCTTCCTTCGTGGCCCGGGACCTCCCGCGCTGCTAGGTTCGCCAATGCGGGTCACAGGAGGGGCGCAGGGCAGCCCCGCCGGCCCCGAGATTCCCTCCACCCGGCCTGCATTCCTGCTCGTTTGGCAGCTCCCCCTGGGCTTCTGCAGCTGCGCCCTTCCCCATCTGGTGCACCCTTTACACTTCCAGTAAGAGCCCTACAGGCAGGGGAGTGAGTTCTCCTCGTCTCCTTCAGAATGGATAGGAGAGCCCCATCCCCTTTCCTCTGGACTATTATTGCAGGCATCCTCAAACTTCCTACAAAGGTCCAGTGGAAGGTACCATCGTTTGTAAATTCTGTGCACGTGGTGTGGAATTGGGGAAGAGAGTTATTGGTAATGAAAATAAGCGTTGATTTGACTGGTGTAAAAAACCAAATACATAGTAGCTGCCCGAAAACTCAGGCAAGGTTCCTTTCGTTGCAATCACATCCCtggcatggtaacatcaaaacttgactgctGCAATACAATGCACTCCAAGTAGacctccccttgaagtcaacttggaggctccagttggtgcagaggagCCAAGTAGAGAGCATACATATTACTCcagttttgcatttatttattacagggctcagttcaaggttttggctttcACACACAAAATCCCTTCATAGCTTTAGTCCCCTCTTTCCCTGTGCTCTGCCACAATAGCTTCctgcatctgaacagggccttctgcaggtactagCCTGCACgtggcaaaatcaaaagctgcctgtacatgcataTTCTGTGTTGTGTCTCTCCCCTTTtgggtgtgggggcagggggggaagcCTGCCTTCTATCTTTCCACAAActgagcaaaactgaattattctggggGGGGCTTCTTTAACAGGcaatagggttgcactgtaaagaAATGATTCAAAGATGGTTGGTACAGGGATAGGTACTATAGACTATATTGTGCATTGTTGCTGTATGTATGTGCCTACTGGATTGTTCTGCACTATTTAACAGacctgcttatgttttgtttcagcattgtttttcagcaCTGTATTGGATGTGTCCTTGTCTTagaatttctgctatccttaccctattgaATGGCTGAGCTGTTCTTCATCTTCCTAGGGTCAGGGAGCCAACACAGTAAAGGCAACAGAACTGGCCAAGAGGGGGAAGACACAGAAAGGGTCAAGGTTTGGTCTGGTAGTACAAATGACAGTCTAGCGGCTTCTCAGACCATTAGGGAGAGCTGTAGGCCTTGGGTGGGGGGCAGCGTAGCCATGGATGGGATTCATTTCCAAGTTAGGGAGGATTCCAGCCAGCAGTCCCTGCAGCCCAGCATTTGTCTCCTCCAACAGCAGCA of the Eublepharis macularius isolate TG4126 chromosome 5, MPM_Emac_v1.0, whole genome shotgun sequence genome contains:
- the SNX21 gene encoding sorting nexin-21 isoform X1; the encoded protein is MASRILHRLRHALAGEGEREGLPDCGSEAEEFPESSELEDDDTEGLSTRLSGTLSFTSNDEDEVTEEAAAPHGTRQSLGEDLGPELLGEASEDGEHAPPLAERQGSNMLTRQLQELWRKSRGSLVPQRLLFEVTSADVVNERNSKYVLYTIYLIRAGQFDKAPASIARRYSDFERLNRHLRHHFGSDMAGVSFPRKRLRRNFAAETIAKRSRAFEQFLSHLHSLPEIRRSAEFLEFFFLKDLQGAQRSMCTGMYCEALATWANAHRLQDKLGACRSGHFLLTLAGLAVCHQELDQLDEAHACSEKALQLLETQDSHPLLAPFLQTHVHLSWMLGKDKRQAEARLQGLRDAGLTGLQPPTLKELLIKHPLP
- the SNX21 gene encoding sorting nexin-21 isoform X2 — translated: MASRILHRLRHALAGEGEREGLPDCGSEAEEFPESSELEDDDTEGLSTRLSGTLSFTSNDEDEVTEEAAAPHGTRQSLGEDLGPELLEHAPPLAERQGSNMLTRQLQELWRKSRGSLVPQRLLFEVTSADVVNERNSKYVLYTIYLIRAGQFDKAPASIARRYSDFERLNRHLRHHFGSDMAGVSFPRKRLRRNFAAETIAKRSRAFEQFLSHLHSLPEIRRSAEFLEFFFLKDLQGAQRSMCTGMYCEALATWANAHRLQDKLGACRSGHFLLTLAGLAVCHQELDQLDEAHACSEKALQLLETQDSHPLLAPFLQTHVHLSWMLGKDKRQAEARLQGLRDAGLTGLQPPTLKELLIKHPLP
- the ACOT8 gene encoding acyl-coenzyme A thioesterase 8; the protein is MAARSDARSLRALPEEGAGAPSDAEATGPGGDLRSVLVTSVLNLEPLDLDLFRGRHYWVPVSQRLFGGQIVGQALVAAAKAVGEELHVHSLHCYFVRAGDPSVPVLYQVERTRTGRSFSVRSVKAIQHGKPILICQASFQEIQPSPVQHQFHMPDVPLPEELLTQEELIQKYLQDPNLMEKYRRGLNKILAQEIPIEMKPVNPPDIFHRNPQEPRQLFWVRARGHIGDCDMKLHCCVAAYISDYAFLGTALLPHQCQHVQFMVSLDHSMWFHAPFRADHWMLYECESPWAGGSRGLVHGRLWRRDGVLAASCAQEGVIRVREPPLKSKL